In Rhodothermus marinus DSM 4252, a single genomic region encodes these proteins:
- a CDS encoding DUF493 domain-containing protein has translation MGGLPQQSWWDRFQELLDDQNEWPAEYLFKFIAPSSEREALRAVFGHYPVTIRESRKGNYISLTARMEVQSSDEIIAIYKAAARVRGVIAL, from the coding sequence ATGGGTGGTTTACCACAGCAGAGCTGGTGGGATCGATTTCAGGAGCTTCTGGACGATCAGAACGAGTGGCCGGCCGAGTATCTGTTCAAATTCATTGCCCCTTCCAGTGAACGCGAGGCGCTTCGGGCCGTTTTCGGACACTATCCGGTCACGATCCGCGAATCCCGCAAGGGCAATTACATCAGCCTGACGGCGCGCATGGAGGTGCAGTCCAGCGACGAAATTATTGCCATCTACAAGGCGGCGGCCCGCGTACGCGGCGTCATCGCGCTGTAG
- a CDS encoding response regulator produces the protein MAHSEVNGQRRLLLLVDADTALHPFIQAALRRAPYAPLRHMECHPVVNADQLRNHLQRHRYHVALISLESIGHPTWPLEENAHRTMQLIREVPSDHQPPAVAMTSVGTLRHRDAVLRLGFAGYLCKPFTLSALFQELATALTLNS, from the coding sequence ATGGCCCACAGCGAAGTTAACGGGCAGCGTCGTCTGCTGCTCCTGGTGGATGCCGACACGGCCCTCCATCCATTCATTCAGGCCGCCCTCCGCCGGGCACCCTATGCACCGCTGCGCCACATGGAGTGCCACCCGGTGGTCAACGCCGACCAGCTCCGGAATCATCTGCAACGGCATCGCTACCACGTGGCGCTGATTTCGCTGGAGTCGATCGGCCACCCCACGTGGCCACTGGAAGAGAATGCCCACCGCACCATGCAGTTGATCCGGGAAGTGCCGTCCGATCACCAACCACCCGCCGTTGCAATGACGTCCGTGGGAACGCTACGCCATCGCGATGCCGTCCTGCGGCTGGGATTTGCCGGCTATCTGTGCAAGCCGTTTACGCTGTCGGCCCTGTTTCAGGAGCTGGCCACGGCGCTGACGCTCAACTCCTGA
- a CDS encoding HAD family hydrolase — MPSLKNPSETIRFVYFDLDDTLLDHRTAEQAALADVKAAFPDVFAHVPLEQLHHTYHTINVDLWEQYQRGQIDRPALMHARFARLIEALGLQGVTPEQLNACYMERYRRHWRWVPGAREAFLTVARHLPVGILTNGFAAVQYAKMERFPELRQHAKALVISEEVGVAKPHPELFAHATRAAGVAPEAILYVGDSFGSDVLGAKNAGWQVAWFTPAAPASTPESVFVFARWPELLRWLNLG, encoded by the coding sequence ATGCCCTCTTTGAAAAACCCCTCTGAAACGATCCGCTTCGTCTACTTCGACCTGGACGATACGCTGCTCGACCATCGGACGGCCGAGCAGGCGGCCCTGGCCGACGTGAAGGCCGCCTTTCCGGACGTGTTTGCGCACGTGCCGCTGGAGCAGCTGCACCACACCTACCACACAATCAACGTTGACCTCTGGGAGCAATATCAGCGGGGCCAGATCGACCGCCCGGCGTTGATGCACGCCCGCTTTGCGCGGCTGATCGAAGCGCTCGGGCTGCAGGGCGTCACGCCGGAGCAGCTCAACGCCTGTTACATGGAGCGCTACCGCCGACACTGGCGCTGGGTGCCGGGCGCCCGTGAGGCATTTCTGACGGTGGCCCGCCACCTGCCCGTGGGTATTCTGACAAACGGCTTTGCCGCCGTGCAGTATGCCAAAATGGAGCGCTTTCCGGAGCTGCGTCAGCATGCAAAGGCGCTGGTCATCAGCGAAGAAGTGGGTGTGGCCAAGCCCCATCCAGAACTGTTCGCCCATGCCACCCGCGCGGCCGGTGTCGCGCCGGAAGCGATCCTCTACGTCGGCGATTCGTTCGGAAGCGACGTGCTCGGTGCAAAAAACGCCGGCTGGCAGGTGGCCTGGTTCACGCCTGCCGCGCCGGCGTCCACTCCCGAAAGCGTCTTCGTCTTTGCTCGCTGGCCGGAGCTGTTACGCTGGCTCAACCTCGGCTGA
- a CDS encoding GNAT family N-acetyltransferase — MEATETLPEVRVAPPVQVMPVRGRRLLRKFIDLPYRLYRDNPYWVPPLRRDVAEILSPRKSPFFEHGQIQPFLALDASERIVGRIAAIVNGMHLKKYNDGVGFFGFFECVPDFAVAEALFNAAADWLRRQGLQHMRGPTNPSLNDMAGLLVNGFDRAPSILMPYNPPYYADFLERAGFTRVMTMWAYYVHKKYLKAEKLERGVELVRRRNPTITLRTLDMRRYDEEARTVLDIYNEAWSENWGHVPMTENEFQHLARALKQIVDPELVFILEDDGYPVGFSLLLPNLNQALRHARDGRLFPFGLIKILLAAKLGAIYETRMPLMGIRKKYHGRGLDALLVLETIQRGKRRGYEACEMSWVLDTNKVLLNALEHLGGVVDKEYALFEKPL, encoded by the coding sequence ATGGAAGCTACTGAAACGCTCCCGGAAGTCCGTGTCGCGCCCCCGGTGCAGGTGATGCCGGTTCGCGGCCGACGCCTGCTGCGCAAGTTCATCGACCTTCCGTACCGGCTCTACCGGGACAACCCGTACTGGGTCCCGCCGCTGCGCCGGGATGTGGCCGAAATCCTCTCGCCCCGCAAGAGTCCCTTTTTCGAGCACGGACAGATCCAGCCGTTTCTGGCGCTGGATGCCTCGGAGCGGATCGTCGGCCGCATTGCGGCCATCGTCAACGGCATGCACCTGAAGAAGTACAACGACGGCGTCGGGTTTTTCGGCTTTTTCGAGTGCGTGCCGGATTTCGCGGTGGCCGAGGCGCTCTTCAACGCTGCCGCCGACTGGCTGCGCCGTCAGGGCCTGCAACACATGCGCGGCCCGACCAACCCCTCGCTCAACGACATGGCCGGCCTGCTGGTCAACGGTTTCGACCGGGCCCCCTCCATCCTGATGCCCTACAATCCGCCCTACTACGCCGACTTTCTGGAGCGGGCGGGCTTTACGCGCGTCATGACCATGTGGGCCTACTACGTCCACAAAAAATACCTGAAGGCCGAAAAGCTGGAACGGGGCGTCGAGCTGGTCCGGCGACGCAACCCTACCATCACGCTGCGCACGCTCGACATGCGCCGCTACGACGAGGAGGCGCGGACGGTGCTGGACATCTACAACGAAGCCTGGTCCGAAAACTGGGGCCACGTGCCCATGACCGAAAACGAATTCCAGCACCTGGCCCGCGCCCTGAAGCAGATCGTCGATCCGGAGCTGGTCTTCATTCTGGAAGACGACGGCTATCCCGTCGGCTTTTCGCTGCTGCTGCCCAACCTCAACCAGGCGCTGCGCCATGCCCGCGACGGCCGGCTGTTTCCCTTCGGACTGATCAAGATCCTGCTGGCCGCCAAGCTGGGTGCCATCTACGAAACCCGTATGCCCCTGATGGGCATTCGTAAAAAGTACCACGGCCGCGGGCTCGATGCGCTGCTCGTGCTGGAGACGATCCAGCGCGGCAAGCGACGCGGCTACGAAGCCTGCGAGATGAGCTGGGTGCTCGACACGAACAAGGTGTTGCTGAACGCCCTCGAACACCTTGGGGGTGTGGTGGATAAAGAATATGCCCTCTTTGAAAAACCCCTCTGA
- a CDS encoding aminotransferase class I/II-fold pyridoxal phosphate-dependent enzyme: protein MPMSDAARTPQERLETQVSTSEPSLFAKCHKFFAPDGDYARVKAAGLYPYFRPIERNEGTRAIINGREVIMAGSNNYLGLTSDPRVKEAAIEAIRKYGTGCTGSRFLNGTLDLHLQLEERLARFMGKEACIVFSTGYMTNMGVIQALTSKNDIIFSDKDNHASIVAGTQVSLADTVRYRHNDLDHLRRLLERAQAERPEAGKLIVTDGVFSMSGVIARVPELVELAEEFGAALMLDDAHAVGVIGPGGRGSAAYFGLEHKVHLTVGTFSKSFASLGGFCVGDRDVIEYIRHTSSAHIFSASMPPANVATVLKCLDIIEQEPERLERLWKISDYMREGFRSAGFNVWNSQTPVIPVVIGDMMTCFRFWRELLEEGVFVNAVVPPAVPQGQALLRTSFMATHTDEELDYILEAFHRVGKRLGVIQANGSY from the coding sequence ATGCCCATGTCAGACGCGGCCCGTACGCCACAGGAACGGCTGGAGACCCAGGTTTCGACTTCGGAGCCCAGCCTGTTCGCCAAGTGCCACAAGTTTTTTGCGCCGGACGGCGACTACGCCCGGGTGAAGGCGGCCGGTCTGTACCCCTACTTCCGGCCCATCGAGCGCAACGAAGGCACGCGCGCCATCATCAACGGCCGGGAAGTGATCATGGCCGGCTCGAACAACTACCTCGGGCTGACCTCCGACCCCCGGGTCAAAGAGGCCGCCATCGAGGCCATCCGCAAGTATGGAACAGGCTGTACGGGAAGCCGCTTCCTCAACGGTACGCTGGACCTGCACCTGCAGCTGGAAGAGCGCCTGGCCCGCTTCATGGGCAAAGAAGCCTGCATCGTCTTCTCGACCGGTTACATGACGAACATGGGCGTCATTCAGGCGCTCACCTCCAAAAACGACATCATCTTTTCGGATAAAGACAACCACGCCAGCATCGTGGCCGGGACTCAGGTGAGCCTGGCCGACACGGTGCGCTACCGGCACAACGATCTGGACCATCTGCGACGCCTGCTCGAGCGTGCCCAGGCCGAACGGCCGGAGGCTGGCAAGCTGATCGTTACCGACGGCGTCTTCTCCATGAGCGGCGTCATCGCCCGCGTGCCGGAGCTGGTGGAACTGGCCGAAGAGTTCGGCGCCGCGCTGATGCTGGACGATGCTCACGCCGTCGGCGTGATCGGTCCGGGCGGACGCGGCTCGGCGGCCTACTTCGGCCTGGAGCACAAGGTGCACCTGACCGTAGGTACCTTCTCGAAGAGTTTCGCCTCCCTGGGCGGCTTCTGCGTGGGCGACCGCGACGTGATCGAGTACATCCGCCACACCAGCTCGGCCCACATCTTCTCGGCTTCCATGCCGCCGGCCAACGTGGCCACCGTGCTGAAGTGCCTCGACATCATCGAGCAGGAGCCGGAGCGGCTCGAGCGCCTCTGGAAGATCTCCGACTACATGCGCGAGGGCTTCCGCAGCGCCGGCTTCAACGTGTGGAACAGCCAGACGCCGGTCATTCCGGTCGTGATCGGCGACATGATGACCTGCTTCCGTTTCTGGCGCGAGCTGCTGGAAGAAGGCGTATTCGTCAACGCGGTGGTACCGCCGGCCGTCCCGCAGGGTCAGGCACTGCTGCGGACGTCCTTCATGGCCACACACACCGACGAAGAACTCGACTATATCCTCGAAGCCTTCCATCGCGTCGGAAAGCGACTGGGCGTCATTCAGGCCAATGGAAGCTACTGA
- a CDS encoding glycosyltransferase family protein, translating to MARIVYALSGQGRGHASRVLAVARALRARGHELRFCCGGTARAVLEACGETVWPVPSLCQVLHGNRMRLLATLRANLPVMRRLRPLLDELTEKLADFRPHLVITDFEALTPRAAARLGLPVLSFNHQQVVTETRYRLPLRYWKDALLAHLAIQLIVPRRPLHVLLTSFYFPPLRHPERVTLIPPIIRDEVQALMPTTGSHVLVYFNQPEGVDHLPEVLARLPASFVLYNVPRPPDAEKYTNLTFKAPSIEGFLEDLARCRAVLCTAGFTLMSEALYLGKPLLVVPNRGIFEQTLNALFLEREGLGMAVFDRELRSEDVRRFLEACPHYEKRLQSHSLRCGNEMALNFIERLLQRLETSRYRGRPARPPRENATLSFI from the coding sequence ATGGCACGCATTGTTTACGCACTGAGCGGCCAGGGACGGGGCCATGCGTCGCGCGTGCTGGCCGTCGCGCGGGCTTTGCGCGCGCGCGGCCACGAGCTGCGCTTCTGTTGCGGGGGCACCGCCCGCGCGGTACTCGAAGCCTGCGGCGAGACCGTCTGGCCCGTCCCCTCGCTCTGCCAGGTGCTGCACGGCAACCGCATGCGCCTGCTGGCCACCCTGCGGGCCAACCTTCCGGTGATGCGTCGGCTGCGCCCGTTGCTCGACGAGTTGACCGAAAAGCTGGCCGACTTCCGTCCCCATCTGGTTATCACCGACTTCGAGGCGCTGACGCCCCGCGCGGCGGCCCGCCTGGGCCTTCCGGTGCTGTCGTTCAACCACCAGCAGGTGGTCACCGAAACGCGCTACCGGCTTCCCCTCCGCTACTGGAAAGACGCCCTGCTGGCCCATCTGGCCATTCAGCTGATCGTACCCCGGCGCCCGTTGCATGTTTTGTTGACCTCGTTTTACTTCCCGCCGCTGCGCCATCCCGAACGCGTCACGCTCATTCCCCCGATTATTCGCGACGAAGTGCAGGCGCTGATGCCCACCACCGGCTCGCACGTGCTGGTTTATTTCAACCAGCCCGAGGGCGTGGACCATCTACCCGAAGTGCTCGCGCGCCTGCCGGCGTCGTTCGTGCTCTACAACGTCCCGCGCCCCCCTGATGCCGAGAAGTACACGAATCTGACGTTCAAAGCGCCCTCAATCGAAGGCTTCCTGGAGGATCTGGCCCGCTGCCGGGCCGTACTCTGCACGGCCGGTTTCACGCTGATGAGCGAGGCGCTCTACCTTGGCAAACCGTTGCTGGTCGTGCCCAACCGCGGCATCTTCGAACAGACGCTCAACGCGCTGTTTCTGGAGCGCGAGGGACTGGGCATGGCCGTCTTCGATCGCGAACTCCGAAGCGAAGACGTGCGCCGCTTCCTCGAGGCCTGCCCGCATTATGAAAAGCGTTTGCAAAGCCATTCGCTGCGATGCGGCAACGAAATGGCCCTGAACTTCATTGAACGGCTGCTGCAGCGCCTGGAAACGTCCCGCTACCGCGGGCGTCCTGCGCGACCCCCCCGTGAAAATGCCACGCTTTCGTTCATCTAA
- a CDS encoding DUF5683 domain-containing protein — MTALLLALLLLPAGTPASPSPDSTRTHSPEGALWRALVLPGWGQVYNRQYWKVPFVYAGLGGFAALAHFMNERYLLYRHAYLYAIAPDRYPQYRDEGERFRAVIEAGRADLLRLYRDRYRRNRDLSYIALGLWYGLTVLDAYVHAHLYDFDVSENLQLRLLPRPNGATLRLQGQF; from the coding sequence ATGACCGCGTTGCTGCTGGCGCTTCTGCTGCTGCCGGCGGGAACGCCTGCGTCGCCGTCGCCCGATTCGACCCGCACCCACTCGCCCGAAGGGGCGCTCTGGCGGGCTCTGGTGCTTCCCGGCTGGGGCCAGGTCTACAACCGCCAGTACTGGAAGGTGCCGTTCGTCTATGCCGGGTTGGGCGGCTTTGCGGCGCTGGCCCACTTCATGAACGAACGCTACCTGCTCTACCGCCACGCCTACCTGTACGCCATCGCCCCGGATCGCTACCCCCAGTATCGCGACGAGGGCGAACGCTTCCGCGCCGTGATCGAAGCCGGACGTGCCGACCTGCTGCGCCTGTACCGCGACCGCTACCGCCGCAACCGTGACCTTTCCTACATTGCGCTCGGCTTATGGTATGGACTGACCGTGCTGGACGCCTACGTACATGCCCACCTGTACGATTTCGACGTGAGCGAAAACCTGCAGCTTCGCCTGCTGCCCCGCCCGAACGGGGCCACGTTGCGCCTGCAGGGACAATTTTGA
- a CDS encoding ParB/RepB/Spo0J family partition protein — MATKKAALGRGLSALLPSANQETSTPEEVTGVETPKSRLYHFEERLRLLGRVAEIDIDRIRPNPYQPRKDFDEEALDELARSIAQLGIIQPITVRALGNNEFEVISGERRLRAARRAGLKRVPAYVREADTEEMLEMALVENVQREELNPIEVALGYQRLIEECGLTQEQVAEKVGKNRATVANFLRLLKLPPRIQASLRDGTITAGHARALIGLPEPVQLRLLQEIETKQLSVREVEERVRAWHRRQERKTAGEAATASAEPDPETLQIRDYEDQLRRRLGTQVRIRHRSGRGGRIEIAYFSDEELERLLSLLLGA; from the coding sequence ATGGCCACGAAGAAAGCAGCCCTGGGGCGCGGGTTGAGTGCCCTGCTCCCGAGCGCGAACCAGGAGACGAGCACGCCCGAAGAGGTGACGGGCGTCGAGACGCCCAAGAGTCGGCTCTATCACTTCGAGGAGCGGCTCCGGCTGCTGGGACGGGTGGCGGAGATCGACATCGATCGGATCCGGCCCAATCCGTACCAGCCGCGCAAGGACTTCGACGAGGAGGCGCTGGACGAACTGGCCCGCTCGATCGCCCAGCTCGGCATCATCCAGCCGATCACCGTACGAGCGCTGGGCAACAACGAGTTTGAGGTGATCTCGGGCGAGCGGCGTCTGCGCGCGGCGCGCCGGGCCGGCCTGAAGCGCGTGCCGGCCTACGTGCGCGAGGCCGACACCGAGGAGATGCTGGAGATGGCGCTGGTCGAAAACGTCCAGCGCGAAGAACTGAACCCGATCGAGGTGGCGCTGGGCTACCAGCGGCTGATCGAGGAATGCGGGCTGACCCAGGAGCAGGTGGCCGAGAAAGTGGGCAAAAACCGCGCGACGGTGGCCAACTTTCTGCGCCTGCTCAAGCTGCCGCCCCGCATTCAGGCCAGCCTGCGCGACGGCACGATCACGGCCGGTCACGCCCGCGCCCTGATCGGCCTGCCCGAACCGGTCCAGCTCCGGCTCCTGCAGGAGATCGAGACGAAGCAGCTTTCCGTCCGCGAAGTCGAAGAACGGGTGCGGGCCTGGCACCGCCGGCAGGAGCGCAAGACGGCGGGCGAAGCCGCCACCGCGTCGGCCGAGCCGGATCCCGAGACGCTCCAGATCCGCGACTACGAAGATCAACTGCGGCGGCGGCTGGGGACTCAGGTGCGCATCCGGCACCGCTCGGGCCGGGGTGGTCGCATCGAAATCGCCTATTTCTCCGACGAGGAGCTGGAGCGCCTGCTAAGCCTGCTGCTGGGCGCATGA
- a CDS encoding ParA family protein gives MGKVIAIANQKGGVGKTTTAINLAASLAAIEHPTLLIDIDPQANCSSGVGINPRTVQKSTYEVLIGDISLEEAIQPTELPFLEVVPSHINLVGAEIEMIDVMERERILANALRRARRKYDFIIIDCPPSLGLLTLNALTAANSVLIPVQAEYFALEGLGQLLNTIKIVRQHLNPELEIEGVLLTMFDTRLRLSNQVAEEVRRYFGDKVFRTIVQRNVRLSEAPSFGRPVLLYDITSVGARNYMALAREIIQNNQRFLLPESTAEEASTNGLSIPAGRRSPSSDAAPFRPHPEQDA, from the coding sequence ATGGGTAAAGTTATTGCGATTGCCAACCAGAAAGGGGGCGTAGGGAAGACGACCACCGCGATCAACCTGGCCGCTTCGCTGGCCGCCATCGAACATCCCACGCTGCTGATCGACATCGATCCACAGGCCAACTGCTCCTCCGGCGTCGGCATCAATCCGCGCACGGTCCAGAAATCCACCTACGAGGTGCTCATCGGCGACATCTCGCTGGAAGAGGCCATTCAGCCGACGGAGCTGCCGTTTCTGGAAGTCGTGCCCAGCCACATCAATCTGGTGGGCGCCGAAATCGAGATGATCGACGTCATGGAGCGGGAGCGGATTCTGGCCAATGCGCTGCGCCGCGCCCGCCGCAAGTACGATTTCATCATCATCGACTGCCCTCCGTCGCTGGGTCTGCTGACGCTCAATGCACTGACGGCGGCCAACTCGGTCCTGATTCCCGTACAGGCGGAATACTTTGCGCTGGAGGGACTGGGTCAGCTCCTGAACACGATCAAGATCGTGCGCCAGCACCTGAACCCGGAGCTGGAAATCGAAGGCGTGCTGCTCACGATGTTCGATACGCGGCTGCGCCTGTCCAACCAGGTGGCCGAAGAGGTACGCCGCTACTTCGGCGACAAGGTTTTTCGTACCATCGTGCAGCGCAACGTGCGGCTGTCGGAGGCGCCCAGCTTCGGCCGTCCGGTGCTGCTTTACGACATCACGAGCGTGGGCGCCCGCAACTACATGGCGCTGGCCAGAGAAATCATCCAGAACAACCAGCGCTTTCTGCTGCCGGAATCGACCGCCGAGGAGGCTTCGACGAACGGCCTGTCCATCCCGGCCGGACGTCGTTCGCCTTCGTCCGATGCCGCACCGTTCCGACCGCATCCCGAACAAGACGCCTGA
- a CDS encoding ATP-dependent helicase, with the protein MARRFVLKPEAEAPTTRLTVDYAGQLNPQQYAVVTAGGGPILVVAGAGTGKTRTLVYRVAYLVETGTPPEEIVLLTFTRRAAREMLARAAALLDGRCERVQGGTFHAFCLGLLRRYAGRLGYPSNFTVLDASDAADVIDLLRTAHGLHRSGRRFPRKQTIQAIFSAAASHPDADLETILEARYPQFLEHLEALQALREDYACYKRQHGLMDYDDLLACTIELFRQHPDVHRQVAARCRHVLVDEYQDTNRLQAQIVQALAAVHGNVMAVGDDAQSIYRFRGADFRNIFEFPRLFPGTRILKLEQNYRSTQPILDLANRIIRRAHHRYDKVLFSERKQGERPAIVPAPDERTESRFVCQMILALREQGVPLHQMAVLFRSSHNAFDLEMELNRRGIPYVKYGGLKLSEAAHVKDLLAYLRLLENPKDAAAWNRVLQLIEGIGPRTAQRLIEWITSADATPFTLEERPFSPRYAEALIRLFTLLRQLWETELPLEAQLTELLHYYRPLCERRYYEDYPKRLQDLEHLVSLSARFQSRAAFLEALVLDPLELTALEVEPLVEDEPPLVLSTIHSAKGLEFHTVFIIHALEGILPSAYALNDPEALDEELRLLYVAVTRAREYLFISYPMVRYQAGSGSYLTSPSRFLEDLPEEILEPWVLVEEPTASSAYELPDSGASALPPGD; encoded by the coding sequence ATGGCGCGCCGCTTTGTACTGAAGCCGGAAGCCGAAGCCCCCACCACCCGCCTGACCGTGGACTATGCCGGCCAGCTCAACCCGCAGCAGTATGCGGTGGTGACGGCCGGGGGCGGACCGATCCTGGTGGTGGCCGGGGCCGGCACGGGCAAGACGCGCACGCTGGTCTACCGCGTGGCCTATCTGGTCGAGACCGGCACACCGCCCGAGGAAATCGTGCTGCTGACCTTCACGCGCCGCGCCGCCCGCGAAATGCTGGCGCGGGCCGCCGCGCTGCTCGACGGACGCTGCGAGCGGGTCCAGGGCGGCACCTTCCACGCCTTCTGCCTGGGACTGCTCCGACGCTATGCCGGCCGGCTGGGCTACCCCTCGAACTTCACCGTGCTGGACGCTTCGGACGCCGCCGACGTGATCGATCTGCTCCGCACCGCACACGGATTGCATCGGAGCGGCCGTCGCTTTCCCCGCAAACAGACGATCCAGGCCATCTTTTCGGCGGCGGCCAGCCACCCCGACGCCGATCTGGAAACGATCCTGGAGGCCCGCTATCCGCAGTTTCTGGAGCATCTCGAAGCGTTGCAGGCGCTCCGCGAGGACTATGCCTGCTACAAGCGCCAGCATGGCCTGATGGACTACGACGACCTGCTGGCCTGCACGATCGAACTCTTCCGGCAGCACCCCGACGTGCATCGCCAGGTAGCGGCGCGGTGCCGCCATGTGCTCGTCGATGAGTACCAGGACACCAACCGCCTGCAGGCACAGATCGTGCAGGCGCTGGCCGCCGTGCACGGCAACGTGATGGCCGTGGGCGACGACGCGCAGTCGATCTACCGCTTCCGCGGTGCCGACTTCCGCAACATCTTCGAGTTTCCCCGGCTGTTTCCGGGCACGCGTATCCTGAAACTGGAGCAGAACTACCGCTCCACGCAGCCTATTCTGGATCTGGCCAACCGGATCATCCGGCGGGCGCACCACCGCTACGACAAGGTGCTCTTCAGCGAGCGCAAGCAGGGCGAGCGGCCGGCCATCGTCCCGGCACCGGACGAGCGCACCGAAAGCCGCTTCGTCTGTCAGATGATTCTGGCACTTCGCGAGCAGGGCGTGCCGCTGCATCAGATGGCCGTGCTGTTCCGGAGCAGCCATAATGCGTTCGATCTGGAAATGGAGCTCAACCGCCGGGGCATCCCCTACGTGAAGTACGGCGGGCTGAAGCTCAGCGAAGCGGCCCATGTAAAGGACCTGCTGGCCTACCTCCGGCTGCTCGAAAATCCGAAAGACGCAGCCGCCTGGAACCGCGTGCTGCAATTGATCGAAGGGATCGGCCCGCGCACGGCGCAGCGACTGATCGAATGGATCACGTCGGCCGACGCGACGCCGTTCACGCTGGAGGAGCGGCCGTTTTCGCCGCGCTACGCCGAGGCGCTGATCCGGCTCTTCACGCTGCTGCGCCAGCTCTGGGAGACCGAGCTTCCGCTGGAGGCGCAGCTGACCGAGCTGTTGCACTACTACCGGCCGCTGTGCGAGCGCCGTTACTACGAGGACTACCCGAAGCGGCTGCAGGACCTGGAGCACCTGGTCAGTCTGAGCGCCCGCTTTCAGAGCCGGGCGGCGTTTCTGGAAGCACTCGTGCTCGATCCGCTGGAACTGACCGCGCTGGAGGTCGAGCCGCTCGTCGAAGACGAACCGCCGCTGGTGCTCTCGACGATCCATTCGGCCAAGGGCCTGGAGTTCCACACGGTGTTCATCATCCACGCGCTGGAAGGCATTCTGCCGTCGGCCTATGCGCTGAACGATCCAGAAGCGCTTGACGAGGAGCTCCGGCTGCTCTACGTGGCCGTCACCCGCGCGCGGGAGTATCTGTTCATTTCCTATCCGATGGTGCGTTACCAGGCCGGCTCCGGCTCGTACCTGACCAGCCCCAGCCGCTTTCTGGAAGACCTGCCGGAAGAAATTCTGGAGCCCTGGGTGCTCGTGGAGGAACCCACGGCTTCTTCCGCCTATGAACTGCCGGATTCAGGTGCGTCCGCGTTACCGCCAGGCGATTGA
- a CDS encoding GNAT family N-acetyltransferase, whose product MELYRAPVQNGAVLTIEEVGLEQLDVIRELNRAIFDEERIINTFDRDDLMILLARVNGVPVGFKIGYRENSRTFYSAKGGVLPEYRRQGIARQLLYVMMERARQKGYRRFAYDTFPNRHPGMAVLGLTEGFRVTRADYNTFYRDYRLRLEKDL is encoded by the coding sequence ATGGAGCTCTACCGCGCACCGGTCCAGAACGGCGCCGTCCTGACCATCGAAGAAGTCGGGCTGGAGCAACTGGACGTGATCCGGGAGCTGAACCGGGCCATTTTCGACGAGGAGCGTATCATCAACACGTTCGATCGGGACGACCTGATGATCCTGCTGGCCCGGGTCAACGGCGTGCCCGTCGGTTTCAAGATCGGCTACCGCGAAAACAGCCGTACGTTCTACAGCGCCAAGGGCGGGGTGCTGCCCGAATACCGGCGCCAGGGCATCGCTCGCCAGCTCCTGTACGTGATGATGGAGCGGGCCCGCCAGAAGGGTTATCGGCGCTTCGCCTACGACACGTTCCCGAACCGGCATCCCGGCATGGCCGTGCTGGGCCTGACCGAGGGCTTCCGGGTCACCCGCGCCGACTACAACACGTTCTACCGCGACTACCGCCTGCGACTGGAGAAGGATCTGTAG
- a CDS encoding DinB family protein, giving the protein MSEPWLTPDGARGAEARRADLLKGLQQVQHWIEEALHQLPDEAALWWEPAPGVPSIGARVQHILGASRRLAAYALDPAPDPEALAAEARTDWTPRGDSREQLLDALRRQFAALAERIEALSDAELDAVRPVGRRRLPVRRATILHHLIEHAAHHSGQLILLVRLYARR; this is encoded by the coding sequence ATGAGCGAACCCTGGTTGACTCCGGATGGCGCGCGTGGGGCGGAGGCCCGGCGGGCCGATCTGCTCAAGGGCTTGCAGCAGGTGCAGCACTGGATCGAGGAGGCGTTGCATCAGCTTCCGGATGAGGCGGCGCTGTGGTGGGAGCCGGCGCCGGGCGTGCCGTCGATCGGCGCGCGCGTGCAGCACATCCTGGGCGCCAGCCGCCGACTGGCTGCCTATGCGCTGGACCCGGCACCCGATCCCGAGGCGCTGGCGGCCGAAGCACGCACCGACTGGACGCCGCGAGGCGATTCGCGGGAGCAACTGCTGGACGCGCTCCGACGGCAGTTTGCGGCGCTGGCCGAGCGCATCGAAGCACTCTCCGACGCCGAACTGGACGCGGTGCGTCCCGTGGGACGGCGTCGGCTGCCCGTGCGGCGGGCCACCATCCTGCACCACCTGATCGAACATGCCGCGCATCACAGCGGCCAGCTCATCCTGCTTGTGCGCCTTTATGCGCGTCGTTGA